A single Balaenoptera ricei isolate mBalRic1 chromosome 13, mBalRic1.hap2, whole genome shotgun sequence DNA region contains:
- the TP53I3 gene encoding quinone oxidoreductase PIG3, with protein sequence MLAVHFDKPGGPENLYLKEVAKPSPGEGEVLLKVAASALNRADLLQRQGQYAPPPGASNILGLEASGHVAEQGPGCQGHWKIGDPAMVLLPSGGQAQYVTVPEGLLMPIPEGLTMPQAAAIPEAWLTAFQLLHLLGNVQAGDSVLIHAGASGVGTAAIQLTRMAGAIPLVTAGSQHKLQMAEKLGAAAGFNYKEEDFSEATLKFSKGAGVNLILDCIGGSYWEKNVNCLALDGRWVLYGLMGGADISGPLFSKLLFKRGSLITSLLRSRDKKYKQMLVKAFTEQILPHFSTGNPQRLLPVLDRVYTITEIQEAHAYMETNKNVGKIVLELPH encoded by the exons ATGTTAGCTGTGCACTTTGATAAGCCGGGAGGACCAGAAAACCTTTACTTGAAGGAAGTGGCCAAGCCAAGCCCAGGAGAGGGTGAAGTCCTCCTGAAGGTGGCAGCCAGCGCCCTGAACCGGGCGGACTTACTCCAG AGACAAGGCCAGTatgccccacccccaggagcCAGCAACATTTTGGGACTCGAGGCATCTGGACACGTGGCAGAGCAGGGGCCTGGCTGCCAGGGACACTGGAAGATTGGGGACCCAGCCATGGTTCTGCTGCCTAGCGGGGGCCAGGCTCAGTATGTCACTGTCCCTGAAGGGCTCCTCATGCCCATCCCGGAAGGACTGACCATGCCCCAGGCTGCAGCCATCCCAGAGGCCTGGCTCACCGCCTTCCAACTGTTACATCTCTTGG GAAATGTTCAGGCTGGAGACTCTGTGCTAATCCATGCAGGAGCAAGTGGTGTGGGCACAGCTGCCATCCAACTTACCCGGATGGCTGGAGCTATTCCTCTGGTCACAGCTGGCTCCCAGCACAAGCTTCAAATGGCAGAAAAGCTCGGAGCAGCTGCTGGATTCAATTACAAAGAAGAGGATTTTTCTGAAGCAACACTGAAATTCAGCAAAG GCGCTGGAGTCAACCTTATTCTAGACTGCATAGGCGGCTCCTACTGGGAGAAAAATGTCAACTGCCTGGCTCTTGATGGTCGCTGGGTTCTCTATGGTCTGATGGGAGGTGCTGACATCAGTGGGCCTCTGTTTTCAAAGCTGCTCTTTAAAAGAGGAAGTCTGATCACCAGTCTGCTAAGATCTAGGGACAAAAAG TACAAGCAGATGCTGGTGAAGGCTTTCACAGAGCAAATTCTGCCTCACTTCTCCACGGGGAACCCTCAACGTTTACTGCCGGTTCTGGACAGAGTCTACACCATAACTGAAATCCAAGAAGCCCATGCGTACATGGAGACCAACAAGAATGTGGGCAAAATCGTCCTGGAGCTGCCCCACTGA
- the SF3B6 gene encoding splicing factor 3B subunit 6 has translation MAMQAAKRANIRLPPEVNRILYIRNLPYKITAEEMYDIFGKYGPIRQIRVGNTPETRGTAYVVYEDIFDAKNACDHLSGFNVCNRYLVVLYYNANRAFQKMDTKKKEEQLKLLKEKYGINTDPPK, from the exons ATGGCGATGCAAGCGGCCAAGAGAGCGAAC attcgACTTCCACCTGAAGTAAATCGAATTTTGTATATAAGAAATTTGCCCTACAAAATCACGGCTGAAGAAATGTATGATATATTTGGGAAATATGGACCTATTCGTCAAATCAGAGT GGGGAACACACCTGAAACTAGAGGAACAGCTTATGTGGTCTATGAAGACATCTTTGATGCCAAGAACGCGTGTGATCACCTGTCAGGATTCAATGTTTGCAACAGATACCTCGTGGTTTTGTACTATAATGCCAACAGG GCATTTCAGAAGATGGAcacaaagaagaaggaagaacagTTGAAGCTTCTCAAGGAGAAATATGGCATCAACACAGATCCACCAAAGTAA
- the FKBP1B gene encoding peptidyl-prolyl cis-trans isomerase FKBP1B isoform X1 — MGVEIETISPGDGRTFPKKGQTCVVHYTGMLQNGKKFDSSRDRNKPFKFRIGKQEVIKGFEEGAAQMSLGQRAKLTCTPDVAYGATGHPGVIPPNATLIFDVELLNLE, encoded by the exons ATGGGCGTGGAGATCGAGACCATCTCCCCGGGAGACG GAAGGACATTCCCCAAGAAGGGCCAGACGTGTGTGGTGCACTACACAG GAATGCTCCAAAATGGGAAGAAATTCGATTCATCCAGAGACAGAAACAAACCTTTCAAGTTCAGAATTGGCAAACAGGAAGTCATCAAGGGTTTCGAAGAGGGCGCAGCCCAG ATGAGCTTGGGGCAGAGGGCGAAGCTGACCTGCACCCCTGATGTGGCGTATGGAGCCACGGGCCACCCCGGTGTCATCCCTCCCAATGCCACCCTCATCTTTGACGTGGAGCTGCTCAACTTAGAGTGA
- the FKBP1B gene encoding peptidyl-prolyl cis-trans isomerase FKBP1B isoform X3, with protein MLQNGKKFDSSRDRNKPFKFRIGKQEVIKGFEEGAAQMSLGQRAKLTCTPDVAYGATGHPGVIPPNATLIFDVELLNLE; from the exons ATGCTCCAAAATGGGAAGAAATTCGATTCATCCAGAGACAGAAACAAACCTTTCAAGTTCAGAATTGGCAAACAGGAAGTCATCAAGGGTTTCGAAGAGGGCGCAGCCCAG ATGAGCTTGGGGCAGAGGGCGAAGCTGACCTGCACCCCTGATGTGGCGTATGGAGCCACGGGCCACCCCGGTGTCATCCCTCCCAATGCCACCCTCATCTTTGACGTGGAGCTGCTCAACTTAGAGTGA
- the FKBP1B gene encoding peptidyl-prolyl cis-trans isomerase FKBP1B isoform X2, translated as MGVEIETISPGDGRTFPKKGQTCVVHYTGMLQNGKKFDSSRDRNKPFKFRIGKQEVIKGFEEGAAQLGPLSPLPICPHPC; from the exons ATGGGCGTGGAGATCGAGACCATCTCCCCGGGAGACG GAAGGACATTCCCCAAGAAGGGCCAGACGTGTGTGGTGCACTACACAG GAATGCTCCAAAATGGGAAGAAATTCGATTCATCCAGAGACAGAAACAAACCTTTCAAGTTCAGAATTGGCAAACAGGAAGTCATCAAGGGTTTCGAAGAGGGCGCAGCCCAG ctgggtcctctttctcctctccccatcTGCCCCCATCCCTGCTAG